The Kosakonia sacchari SP1 genome includes a window with the following:
- a CDS encoding MmcQ/YjbR family DNA-binding protein, whose product MDSKTLQASAHRIALELPFTEHCWPFGPEHDVFKVCGKIFMMTTIAHGRPMVTMKAEPQKSLLNQQIYPSIEPGYHMNKKHWISIFAGDDIDESLLAFLIQESWDRVVNGLPRKDQKRLRP is encoded by the coding sequence ATGGACAGTAAAACCCTGCAAGCGAGCGCGCACCGTATCGCGCTCGAACTGCCATTCACCGAACATTGCTGGCCGTTTGGTCCGGAACATGACGTGTTCAAAGTGTGCGGGAAGATTTTTATGATGACCACCATCGCGCACGGCAGGCCGATGGTGACGATGAAAGCCGAGCCGCAAAAATCCCTGCTCAACCAGCAGATCTACCCCAGCATTGAGCCGGGGTATCACATGAACAAAAAACACTGGATTTCTATATTCGCAGGCGACGACATCGATGAATCGCTGCTCGCGTTCCTGATTCAGGAATCATGGGATCGCGTGGTCAACGGCTTGCCACGCAAAGATCAAAAACGCCTGCGCCCTTAA
- a CDS encoding TetR/AcrR family transcriptional regulator has translation MARPKSEDKKLALLEAATEAIAQSGIAASTALIARNAGVAEGTLFRYFATKDDLLNALYLHLKSDLCGTMLANIDLSINDSRHHTQCIWNSYIDWGIRHPNGHCAVRQIAVSDKLTDATRQQVAEIFPELHELCHRSVRPVFLTDEYSPFGDAIFLSMADTTITFASRDASRITEFKRLGFEAMWRALAIEDINGQ, from the coding sequence GTGGCTCGTCCAAAGAGTGAAGATAAAAAACTGGCGTTACTGGAAGCGGCTACCGAAGCCATTGCACAGTCGGGGATCGCTGCCTCCACTGCGTTAATCGCCCGTAATGCGGGTGTCGCGGAAGGGACGCTGTTTCGCTACTTCGCCACCAAAGACGATCTGCTCAACGCGCTTTACCTGCATCTGAAAAGCGATCTGTGCGGCACGATGCTGGCGAATATCGATCTCTCAATCAACGATTCCAGGCACCACACGCAATGCATCTGGAACAGCTATATCGACTGGGGGATCCGTCACCCAAATGGTCACTGTGCCGTGCGCCAGATTGCCGTCAGCGACAAACTCACCGACGCAACCCGCCAGCAAGTCGCGGAAATTTTTCCGGAGCTGCATGAGCTATGCCATCGTTCGGTGCGACCGGTATTTTTGACCGATGAATACTCCCCTTTTGGCGATGCGATTTTCCTGTCGATGGCGGACACCACGATCACCTTCGCCAGCCGGGACGCTTCTCGCATCACCGAGTTTAAGCGCCTTGGCTTCGAAGCCATGTGGCGTGCGCTGGCGATTGAGGACATTAATGGACAGTAA
- a CDS encoding MBL fold metallo-hydrolase: MSGQDMKRLIFSVVLVMLVASAASLPFVLNAGFGQLPQGEQLTEVEKSPHYRDGKFQNQLPTPGFTGKKNMLAAWWDFLVTKCENARPQQPLPAVHTDLASLPLEQDTLVWMGHSSWYVQLAGKRILIDPILSHYAAPFSFLNKAFAGNDLWTAQSMPEIDLLIISHDHYDHLDYATIKALMPKIKKVVTPLGVGSHLRYWGMDPAIIHEADWQQKVVMSDDLAVHVLPARHFSGRGLKRNQTLWASFMFTTATQNVYYSGDSGYGPHFKAIGEQFGVVDLAIMENGQYDEDWKYIHMMPEESALAAQELNARAVLPGHAGRFVLAKHSWDDPYKRLAAASRDKSYRLLTPRLGEPVLAADTAQVFRAWWE, translated from the coding sequence TTGTCGGGTCAGGATATGAAGCGTCTCATTTTCAGCGTGGTTCTTGTTATGCTCGTTGCCTCTGCCGCAAGTTTACCTTTTGTTCTGAATGCCGGATTTGGCCAACTCCCGCAGGGCGAACAGCTTACTGAAGTCGAAAAATCACCGCATTATCGTGACGGGAAGTTTCAAAACCAGTTGCCGACTCCGGGTTTCACCGGAAAGAAAAATATGCTGGCAGCATGGTGGGATTTTCTGGTCACTAAATGCGAGAACGCGCGCCCGCAGCAGCCGTTACCGGCGGTGCATACCGATCTCGCCAGCCTGCCGCTTGAGCAGGATACGCTGGTGTGGATGGGGCATTCGTCCTGGTATGTACAACTGGCGGGCAAGCGTATTCTGATCGATCCGATTCTGAGTCATTACGCGGCGCCGTTTTCATTTCTCAATAAGGCGTTTGCCGGTAACGATCTCTGGACGGCGCAAAGCATGCCGGAGATCGATCTGCTGATTATTTCGCACGATCACTATGACCACCTGGATTACGCCACCATCAAGGCGCTGATGCCAAAAATCAAAAAAGTGGTGACGCCGCTCGGTGTGGGCTCGCACCTGCGCTACTGGGGAATGGATCCGGCAATCATTCATGAAGCCGACTGGCAGCAGAAAGTGGTAATGAGCGACGATTTGGCCGTGCACGTTTTACCCGCGCGCCACTTTTCCGGGCGCGGTCTGAAACGTAATCAGACATTGTGGGCCAGCTTTATGTTCACTACCGCTACGCAAAACGTTTATTACAGCGGCGATAGCGGCTATGGCCCGCATTTCAAAGCGATTGGCGAACAGTTTGGCGTGGTTGATCTGGCGATTATGGAAAATGGCCAGTACGACGAGGACTGGAAGTACATACATATGATGCCAGAAGAGAGCGCTCTGGCAGCGCAGGAACTTAATGCTCGCGCGGTTCTGCCGGGCCATGCGGGGCGTTTTGTGTTGGCAAAACACTCATGGGACGATCCGTACAAACGGCTGGCGGCAGCAAGCCGGGACAAAAGCTATCGCTTATTGACACCGAGGCTGGGCGAACCGGTGCTTGCGGCTGACACTGCGCAAGTTTTCCGCGCCTGGTGGGAATAA
- a CDS encoding RamA family antibiotic efflux transcriptional regulator translates to MTISAQVIDTIVEWIDDNLHQPLRIDDIAAHAGYSKWHLQRLFLHYKGESLGRYIRTRKLSLAARDLRNTDQRVYDICLKYGFDSQQTFTRIFTRTFNLPPGAYRRENHQHTH, encoded by the coding sequence ATGACTATTTCCGCTCAGGTTATCGACACCATCGTCGAGTGGATCGACGACAATCTCCATCAACCGTTACGTATTGATGATATTGCAGCGCATGCGGGCTATTCCAAATGGCATCTGCAACGGCTTTTCTTGCACTACAAAGGGGAGAGTCTGGGGCGCTATATTCGCACGCGAAAATTATCTCTTGCTGCGCGTGATTTACGTAATACCGATCAGAGGGTTTACGATATTTGCCTGAAGTACGGTTTTGATTCGCAGCAGACGTTTACGCGCATCTTTACCCGAACCTTTAATCTGCCGCCGGGTGCATACCGGCGGGAGAATCATCAGCATACCCATTGA
- a CDS encoding YfeC-like transcriptional regulator has product MMKLPNKMTTEELAEFLGVARQTVNRWIRQQGWETEPLPGVKGGRARLIHLTKEVRSFIMKTPSMRHHNSSYSIAEPAPVYASGNSALHEIIKVLQNMTAEEQKQLSTLLAREGISGLLSRLGIEKTLAE; this is encoded by the coding sequence ATGATGAAATTACCTAACAAAATGACCACCGAAGAATTAGCGGAGTTTCTCGGCGTCGCCAGACAAACGGTGAATCGTTGGATCCGCCAGCAAGGTTGGGAAACAGAACCGTTACCCGGTGTAAAAGGCGGTCGCGCCAGGCTGATTCACCTCACGAAAGAGGTGCGCAGTTTCATTATGAAAACGCCTTCTATGCGCCATCATAATTCTTCCTATTCTATTGCCGAACCCGCGCCGGTTTACGCCAGTGGAAATAGCGCGCTGCATGAGATTATCAAAGTGCTGCAAAACATGACCGCTGAGGAACAAAAGCAGCTTTCGACGCTGCTGGCGCGCGAAGGTATTAGCGGGCTCTTGAGCCGTTTAGGTATCGAGAAAACGCTGGCAGAATAA
- a CDS encoding YfeC-like transcriptional regulator, producing the protein MLKERMTPEELASLTGYSRQTINKWVRKEGWVTSPKPGVQGGKARLVHINEQVRAFIRSAQRTEDQPKATFTASDTSLEALLIRLAKEMTDAEQKQLSSLLLRDGITGLLQRLGLRDQK; encoded by the coding sequence ATGCTCAAGGAACGAATGACGCCAGAAGAGTTGGCCAGCCTTACAGGATATAGCCGACAAACCATCAATAAATGGGTGCGCAAAGAAGGCTGGGTGACTTCACCAAAACCCGGCGTACAAGGAGGTAAAGCCCGTCTGGTCCATATAAATGAACAAGTCCGCGCATTTATTCGCAGTGCTCAGCGCACTGAAGACCAACCCAAAGCCACGTTTACCGCCAGCGATACCTCACTCGAGGCATTATTAATCCGGCTGGCAAAAGAGATGACCGACGCGGAGCAAAAACAACTCTCTTCACTTTTATTACGCGACGGCATTACCGGCTTGTTGCAACGTCTGGGGCTCCGCGATCAAAAATAA
- a CDS encoding EAL domain-containing protein, translated as MKYSKYSAVRKFFLALILCLVVIPVSRFISPLTLVDDSEVYLAWLPLSAMLAILLLFGRHGILPIIIGFALINEAFFHLPLAEALMLLFCQLFSVLLICGIVRWQLGSRWRHGLPNKDMGVRILWLGFIAPVGIKASMYIAGAWFNYPVNLSNFFGAGSVIYSIIDVQSLICAALIFTMVFYYPLRMILNPRFARALWLRSFKPCFFRENRVFTLCWLISLAALVAILCAPYKSDYIAGYLVPVIFILFTFGISRLSSTLISLTWGVSAFLLLAYNDNFLHGVRSDYSLAFVMSVLISFTICILYMTRVFNRSEWLKGRWEKQAMSDPLTGLPNLRALELQMAQQPNGMVCCLHMKNLEFLSRHFGMMMRVHVKRRVTRELQPLLQEGERFFQLPGSELLLLLDGPEILARLHHMLDYLNSRRIFWNSAALDIEFGASWGELQGSGEELHQTLGQLSWLSEQASAEHQVLALTNSLQVVTDQTTERVLQLNKVKRALSENGIVLYGQPIVNDEGDGYQEVLTRLVVDGEFITPDLFIPVIAQFNLGARFDMQVIECLLQWMQAHPQPGDLARFSVNLMPLTLMQKEFAAQFLALFARYAVLPQQVIIEITEEQAFSNSEISIQNIKQLRKAGFKIAIDDFGTGYANFERLKGLQADIIKIDGCFVRDILQDKQDAMIVKAICELAKAKSLTVVAEYVENQAQRELLLNAGVDYLQGYLLGKPQPLANAE; from the coding sequence ATGAAATACAGTAAATACAGTGCGGTAAGAAAATTCTTTCTTGCGTTAATTTTATGCCTGGTGGTTATTCCGGTTTCACGATTTATTTCTCCACTCACCCTTGTTGATGACAGTGAAGTTTATCTTGCCTGGTTACCGTTGAGTGCAATGCTGGCAATACTTCTATTATTTGGCCGACATGGAATATTACCGATTATCATTGGGTTTGCTCTGATAAATGAGGCTTTTTTTCATCTTCCCCTCGCTGAAGCATTAATGCTTTTATTTTGCCAATTATTTTCGGTGTTGCTGATCTGCGGTATTGTTCGTTGGCAGCTGGGCTCTCGCTGGCGTCATGGTCTGCCAAATAAAGATATGGGCGTGCGTATCCTGTGGTTAGGGTTTATTGCGCCTGTCGGAATAAAAGCATCGATGTATATTGCTGGGGCCTGGTTTAACTATCCAGTTAATTTATCGAATTTTTTTGGGGCTGGTTCGGTTATTTATTCTATTATTGATGTCCAGAGCCTGATTTGCGCCGCACTCATTTTTACCATGGTTTTTTATTATCCTTTGCGGATGATTCTTAATCCTCGCTTTGCCCGCGCCTTATGGTTGAGAAGTTTTAAACCGTGTTTCTTCAGGGAAAATAGAGTCTTTACGCTTTGTTGGCTTATTTCGCTTGCTGCGCTTGTTGCTATTTTGTGCGCTCCATATAAAAGTGATTATATTGCGGGTTATTTGGTGCCGGTTATTTTTATTTTATTCACTTTTGGCATCAGTAGGTTAAGTTCTACGCTCATTTCATTAACTTGGGGCGTTTCGGCGTTCCTGTTGCTGGCGTACAACGATAATTTTCTTCATGGCGTGCGTTCCGATTACTCGCTGGCATTTGTGATGTCGGTCCTTATCAGCTTTACCATCTGCATACTTTATATGACGCGTGTTTTTAACCGCAGCGAATGGCTAAAAGGGCGTTGGGAAAAGCAGGCCATGAGCGATCCATTAACGGGCCTGCCCAACCTGCGCGCACTGGAGCTGCAGATGGCGCAGCAGCCAAATGGTATGGTGTGCTGTCTGCATATGAAAAACCTCGAATTCCTCAGCCGCCATTTCGGCATGATGATGCGTGTACATGTCAAACGCAGAGTAACGCGTGAGCTTCAGCCCTTGTTGCAGGAGGGGGAACGCTTTTTCCAGCTTCCAGGCAGTGAGCTTTTATTGTTACTTGATGGGCCAGAAATCCTGGCGCGTTTGCACCATATGTTGGATTACCTGAACAGCCGCCGCATTTTCTGGAACAGCGCCGCTCTGGATATTGAGTTTGGGGCCTCCTGGGGCGAGTTGCAGGGTTCGGGCGAAGAACTGCACCAGACGTTGGGCCAGCTAAGCTGGCTTTCAGAACAGGCAAGTGCGGAGCACCAGGTACTGGCGCTGACAAACAGCCTGCAAGTGGTTACCGATCAAACCACGGAGCGCGTGTTACAGCTGAACAAAGTGAAACGCGCGCTCAGTGAAAATGGCATTGTCCTCTATGGGCAGCCGATCGTGAATGACGAAGGGGACGGTTACCAGGAAGTCCTCACGCGGCTGGTTGTTGATGGCGAATTTATTACGCCAGATCTTTTTATTCCCGTTATTGCCCAGTTCAATCTTGGCGCACGGTTTGATATGCAGGTTATAGAATGTCTGCTCCAGTGGATGCAGGCGCACCCGCAGCCCGGCGATTTGGCGCGTTTTTCGGTGAATTTAATGCCACTCACCCTGATGCAAAAAGAGTTCGCCGCGCAGTTTCTGGCACTTTTTGCACGCTATGCGGTATTGCCGCAGCAGGTGATCATCGAGATAACGGAAGAGCAGGCTTTCTCCAATTCGGAAATCAGTATCCAGAATATTAAGCAGTTGCGAAAGGCGGGATTCAAAATCGCGATTGATGATTTTGGTACCGGCTATGCCAACTTTGAACGTTTGAAAGGACTTCAGGCCGATATCATCAAAATCGACGGCTGTTTTGTCCGGGATATTTTGCAGGACAAGCAGGATGCAATGATTGTCAAAGCGATATGCGAACTGGCGAAGGCGAAATCGCTGACTGTGGTTGCGGAGTATGTGGAGAATCAAGCGCAACGCGAATTGTTGCTGAATGCTGGCGTCGATTACTTGCAGGGATATTTGCTGGGGAAACCGCAGCCGCTGGCTAACGCTGAATAA